TGGTTAACCGCACCACGGTCGAGACCTACACGGCCCGCAACCGGCGGCCACGGCCCCGCGACAGCAGCCGCGAGGCGAGGCGGCCCGGGTTCCAGGGGGCCACCCTTGAGCCGGCACCGGCTCCGCGCCCCAAGCATCCGCCAGCCCCGTTCGGCAATCTGACCACGGCATCGGTCGAGGATCTGTGCGGCCTGGCCGCACAGATCCTGCGAGGGAAGACGAACTCGGTCGCAGAGAAGCGCAGCCGCGGGATCCGGAGGCTCCTCGGCCACCTGGCGACGCTGCCCGGCGATACTTGGCAGGAGCGTTGGGAGGGCAGCGGCTTCAACGACGAGAACGCTCCGTCGGTGACCGTCCTGGCCAGGCCGGAGGTCTGCTACGACAGATCCAACCTGATCTCCGCACTGAAGATGGCGTTCGGCATGAGGGTCATCCAGCCGTCGCTGTCCGGGTTCAGAGCGAACAAGTTCCCGGACTACCCGGAGCCGTTCCGCAAGCTCCAGCGCGACCCTCAACTCGATGAGCTCTTCCGCGCGATCGACTCCCACCCGGGGTGGAAACCCACGAACCGGCTGCGGGCGAAGTTCGACATCGTCTGCGCACTGACCACCCAGGGCATCCCCCTGGCCGACCTCACACCGTCCGCGCTCCTGCACTACGCGATGGAGGTCAAGAGGCTGCGGGTCATTCACGGCGGCAGCAGCAGTAACTCCGGACTCGGCGGTTACGCCGCCTGGGAGGTGCTGAACAGCACCGGTCACTTCCCGCAGAGCACCCCGCCGATCCTGCGCATGATCGTCTACAACGGGCAGAAGACCGTCGAAGAACTCGTCGACAGCTACCTTGTCAAGAACGCCGGTGTCCGTCAGCTCCTGATCGACTACCTCACCCGGCGTCGGGCGGACACCGACTACATCACCCTCCAGGCCCTGGCCCGCAATCTCGCCAACCTGTTCTGGGTGAGCATCGAGCAGATCAGTCCCGGCCAGAAGGACCTCGTGCTCAGCCCAGAGGTCTACGACCAGTGGCGCACGGACCTTCAGCACTGGACGAACGACAAGACGAAGGTCCGCAAGCACTTCGAGACGATCCTGCTGACCGTCCGTGCCTTCTACGTCGACCTCCACAGCTGGGCCATCGCCGAGCCCGAGAAGTGGGCCCACTGGGTTGCTCCCTGCCCGGTCCTGCCGCGCGATCTCAAGGGCTTCGGCAAGCGCCAGCGCGAGAACAACCGGAACATGGCCGACCGCACGCGGATCCGTCAGCCCCTGCTGCCCACGCTTGTCCAGCATGTCGAGTCACGGCACGAGCACCTCGCCGCCCTGCTCGAAGCCGGCCGCAAGGTTCCGCTGGGCGAAGCGTTCACCCTGGGCGGGCTCCGCTACAACCGCACCGACTCCCTCGCGGACCGGCGCCGGGCCAGGCTCCTGGACGAACCGGCCGTCAGGGTCGTCGACCACGCCACGGGCGGGACGACCGACGTGACCGTGGCCGAGGACATCGCCTTCTGGGAGTGGGCGATCGTCGAGCTCCTGCGGCACAGCGGCATCAGGGTGGAAGAGTTGACCGAGCTGACCCACCTCGGTATCCGCCAATACCAGCGGCCGAACGGCGAGGTCATCGCCCTGCTGGTGGTCGCACCCTCCAAGAGCGACCGCGAACGCGTGATCCCGATGTCCGCCGAGCTCTTCCACGTCATCGCGCGGATCGTCCGCCGCCAGACCCCCGACGGGAAGCCGATTCCGCTGGTCAGCCGCTACGACCCACACGAAAAGACCTGGTCAGAGCCCATGCCTTTCCTGCTTCAGCGCAAGATCGGCACCATCCGGGGCGTCATGGCCGCCGGCACTGCCCTCAAGATGCTCCGCCGCACCTGCGTGAGGATCGCCGAGACGAACTCGGCATTCGCCGGGATGACGTTCACCCCGCACGACTTCCGCCGGCTCTTCGCCACGGAGATCGTCAACGGCGGCCTGCCCATCCACATCGGCGCCGCCCTGCTCGGACACCTGAATCTCCAGACGACCCAGGGCTACGTCGCCGTCTTCGCCGAGGACGTCGTCGCCTCCTACCAGCAGTTCCTCAACCACCGCCGGACACAGAGGCCCAACGGCGAATACGCCGACGTCACCCCTCAGGAGTGGGCAGAGTTCGAGGAGCACTTCGACAAGCGCAAGGTCGAACTCGGCAACTGCGCTCGCCCCTACGGATCTTCCTGCCAGCACGAACACGCCTGCATCCGCTGCCCGATGCTCCAGGTCAACCCGAAGATGCTGCCCAGGCTCGCGGAGATCGAGAAGGACCTGATTCTCCGCCGCAAGCGGGCCGAGGAAGAACAGTGGCTCGGCGAGATCGAAGGCATCGACATGACCTTGACCTTCGTCCGCACCAAGCAAGCAGACGCCGCGCGACTCGCCCAACGCACACCCGTCGCCCTCGGCATCCCGACCCGCCGTCCCCGGCCCGACTGAGCCTCTGACACTCGGAGATCCGGACGAATCCCGAGCCGATACCCGGTGTCTTTCTGCCCTGGCGGAGAGCGGATGGCCCCGGCGAGGATGCCAGCCGTGGCCACTGACCAAAACCTCAACCTCACTCCTCTCTGCCCGGCGCACTCGGCACCCGTCTTCGGCGCTGGTGCCGCGATCGGAGTGCTGGGCGGGATGATCGGCCTGGGCGGCGCGGACGGGCCAGGGTCAGTCCCACCAGAATTCCCAGCAGTGCGTGTCGATGAGTCGCTCGGCGTATGCCGCCAGGGTCTGAGGACGAGGGCCCTGCCAGATGCTGTCGGGACAAAAGGCGAAGTGTTCGGCCGCGACCAGCAGAGCATCGTCCCTGCTGGTCGGGGGCATTGCGACGCTCAGGTGGAGCGTGTCAGAACCAACTGCGACCACGCATGCACCGAAGCGTCGTTCCCAGTCGCTCACCACGGCGGAGAACGTGGCGGTGTCGTTGTCCCAGTTGGCGGGTCCGTCCCAGCCGACGAGGGCAAGGGCCTCGGCGCCGGAAGGCGCGGCGACCAGGCCCAGACGTGACTGCGGCCGCCTCAGGACGAAGTGTTCTGCGTACTCAGCAGCCAGCCGGCCGGGATCCGCCGTGGCTTCACGGCCGGGTGCCAGGCCCGGCCAGGTCTGACCAAAGGGGGCCGTGACGGCCAGCCGCTTATCGGGCGACAGCATGTCGTCGTCCTCGTCGATCGCGGTATACGCCGCCCACCACTTCGCGAGCAGATCGGCCGGGTCATGGTCGCCGGGTGATGACATCTGCTCGGGGAAGAGTTCGCCGACGCCCCAGGGCCGGAAGTCGCTGTCCTCGGGGTCGCGCGAGTCGAGAAGCAGGGGCCACACCCCTGAGCGGGGATGCTCGTCGCGGATCCGCTTCCACAACTCTGCAGATACGGCGCCGTCACTCAGCCATAGGGCCTGGACGCCTCCGTCACCTTCATCGGACGTGATCAACCGTCCAGGCGGGAGGTGGACAGCAATGGTCGACAGCAGCTCAGGGTTCACGGGCGGATGCTAGCCGTGGGCTCTGACATGCTCGTGATTGCCTGCCTAACCCTGCCCTCACACGATCAACTCGCCTTGACTTAGTGCAGAGAAGGCAGAAGGTGAGGCACTCGGACACGGTCGACGCGGACGTGGTCGGGTACGTGGGGCCGGCGGCCCGGCCGCACCGGGTAGCGGTGCGGCTGCCGGATGGGAGCAGGGTCCTGTCGCAGGCGTTGACGGCGCCCATCGCGGCGGAAGTGGCACGCCACGTCGCGAAGGCCGGGCCGGGCCGCAGGGCCCGCACCTCTGGCGGCGAGTCGTACGTGACGACGTCGCATGGTCTGGTGGTTGAGGTGCTGGCAGGTACAACCCGTCATGCGGTGGTGACCGTGACGCGCGTCCGATAGCTGCGAACCGCGCCCAACTCACATGCGCTCACGTTGCGGCGATGGTGCGCAGGCGGTGCGGGTGCGGGGGAGTGCGCACCACCGGATGGGATGGCACGACAGCGTGCGCACAGACGGCAGAGTGAGCGACATCTGAGGCGCACCGCTCGGTGGGGGTGCGCTGCATCGTGCACAACTCATCGCACCGGTGCGCGCCTGATGCGCACCGGTGCGTCGCCGACTGTGGTGCGGTGCGCGTGGTGCGCATGGTGCGCGGCCATCGCCGTCGCTGAACAGGCCCTGGGCGGTGTGGCATCGGCCACGGACGAACCCTGCGGTCAAGGGGTGGTCAAGGGGCGAAAGGACACCGCGGGCCGGGATGAGCAGACCGCGGTCAAGGGGTGATCGCGCAGGGTGGCGCCCGTCCCGCGCGCGTCAGGTGCGCGCGGGACGGACGAATAGCCGCCCCGTCCCGGCCTGGCCGGGAGGAACGAGGAGCCCGTGCCCGCACCCGCGCCCGCACCGACCCCCGCCGCCCGGTCCGTGTCGCCCGCGTACTGCGCGCAGCGCTGGGCAAGCCCTGGTGAGCTCCTGCCGCCGGCGCTTCCGGTCCCCCTGCCGAAGCCACTTCCGTGCCCGACGTCCGCGCACCCTGCATTTCCCCTGTTCACCACCGCTTTCCGGGGGCCGTACCGGATTGTCACAACCCTCTTCTCTCCCCTTGCACTTGAGTTGGTTGTCGGTGGTGGAGGAGATCATCGGGTTCGGGGGGCCGGATCCCTCCACGGCCGGGGGCCGGCGCCCGGCCGGTGGCCGGACGCGATCGATGGGAGGGCGGGAGTGATGGCGGGCAAGCGCAAGGCGAACGAGGCGGGATCGTCGAACGGGCTGCGCGGCGACGTGCTGTGCGTGCTCGGGGTGCTCAAGGTCGCGACCGCCGACCAGATACAGCGGCTGGCCTCGCCGCACCTGACCTACCGGCACACCCTGAAGAAGACGGCGGCCCTGCGGAAGGAAGCACGCACCGCCTCCCACCGTGGTGCGGCGAACGACCTGCGGCGCCATGGCCTGGCCGTCGACGGCGGCCGGACCCGGGGCGGTGAAGAGGTCCGGCTGCTCACCAAGGACGGGCTGGCCGCCGCCGCGATCGACCTGGACCGCGAGCCGGAGGAGATGGGCGGCATGCCCAAGAGCGCCGGCCGCTCCGGGGCCTCGCACCCCATGACGGTGAACGAGACGGTCATCGCGCTGATCCGCCCGAAGCCCGACCTCGACCTGGTCGCGGGGGAGCCGGCCGCAGCGGTCGCCGCCGCGAACGCCGCCGTCGACGCACCCAAGGGGATCGGCGCCATCACCTCCTACGCCACCGAGGTCGCGCTCCCGGTGAAGGGCACCTGGAAGAACCCCGCGATCGGCAGCGCCCGCGCCGACGTCGTCGTGACCGCCCCGGACGACGATGTGCCGCTGCTGCTCATCGAGGTCGACAACTGCACCGAGGAAGCCGTCCTCATCGCCGCGAAGTTCGACAAGTACGCCCGGTTCTTCCAGCGGAAGGAGAAGGACACCGACGGCGTCGAGAAACCGATGTGGCGCACCCGCTGGTCCGCACCCGCCTGGGAGGGATACGAGCGTGTGCACCCGCCGGTCCTGCTCGTCTTCCACCAGGTCGGCAAGCGCTCCGCGAAGAGCCAGATGGAGAGGGTCGCCGACCTCACCCGCCACCACTGGCAGGGCCGGTGGCATAGCGGGAGCGGCTTCCACTCCTACGACGGCTGCATCCCCATCGTGGCGACCACGCTGGAGCTGCTGCGCGAGCACGGACCGGCCGGGCCCGCGTTCTGGCGCTTCGGCCGCAAGGAGCGACAGCCGCTGCTGGACGCGATCGGCAACCCCCGCCGGGACGCCGCACTCGCCCGCAGCCGCCAAGCCGCCCAGGAAGAGCAACAGCGCCGCGCGGAGCGGGAAGCCGCGGAGCGGGAGGCACAGCGGCCGGTGTGCGTGGACTGCGGGCGGAAGTTCACCGACGACCGGTTGGAGGCAACCGACTTCCGGAACTGGCAAAACCCCGAGTCGCACCCGCACCTGTGCGAGGACTGCCAGAGCCGGGCCGTCGCAATCGAGCAGCAGGCCGAAGCCGACGAACGCGACCGGCAGGAGCAGGAG
The sequence above is a segment of the Streptomyces longhuiensis genome. Coding sequences within it:
- a CDS encoding tyrosine-type recombinase/integrase, which translates into the protein MVNRTTVETYTARNRRPRPRDSSREARRPGFQGATLEPAPAPRPKHPPAPFGNLTTASVEDLCGLAAQILRGKTNSVAEKRSRGIRRLLGHLATLPGDTWQERWEGSGFNDENAPSVTVLARPEVCYDRSNLISALKMAFGMRVIQPSLSGFRANKFPDYPEPFRKLQRDPQLDELFRAIDSHPGWKPTNRLRAKFDIVCALTTQGIPLADLTPSALLHYAMEVKRLRVIHGGSSSNSGLGGYAAWEVLNSTGHFPQSTPPILRMIVYNGQKTVEELVDSYLVKNAGVRQLLIDYLTRRRADTDYITLQALARNLANLFWVSIEQISPGQKDLVLSPEVYDQWRTDLQHWTNDKTKVRKHFETILLTVRAFYVDLHSWAIAEPEKWAHWVAPCPVLPRDLKGFGKRQRENNRNMADRTRIRQPLLPTLVQHVESRHEHLAALLEAGRKVPLGEAFTLGGLRYNRTDSLADRRRARLLDEPAVRVVDHATGGTTDVTVAEDIAFWEWAIVELLRHSGIRVEELTELTHLGIRQYQRPNGEVIALLVVAPSKSDRERVIPMSAELFHVIARIVRRQTPDGKPIPLVSRYDPHEKTWSEPMPFLLQRKIGTIRGVMAAGTALKMLRRTCVRIAETNSAFAGMTFTPHDFRRLFATEIVNGGLPIHIGAALLGHLNLQTTQGYVAVFAEDVVASYQQFLNHRRTQRPNGEYADVTPQEWAEFEEHFDKRKVELGNCARPYGSSCQHEHACIRCPMLQVNPKMLPRLAEIEKDLILRRKRAEEEQWLGEIEGIDMTLTFVRTKQADAARLAQRTPVALGIPTRRPRPD
- a CDS encoding replication-relaxation family protein, which produces MAGKRKANEAGSSNGLRGDVLCVLGVLKVATADQIQRLASPHLTYRHTLKKTAALRKEARTASHRGAANDLRRHGLAVDGGRTRGGEEVRLLTKDGLAAAAIDLDREPEEMGGMPKSAGRSGASHPMTVNETVIALIRPKPDLDLVAGEPAAAVAAANAAVDAPKGIGAITSYATEVALPVKGTWKNPAIGSARADVVVTAPDDDVPLLLIEVDNCTEEAVLIAAKFDKYARFFQRKEKDTDGVEKPMWRTRWSAPAWEGYERVHPPVLLVFHQVGKRSAKSQMERVADLTRHHWQGRWHSGSGFHSYDGCIPIVATTLELLREHGPAGPAFWRFGRKERQPLLDAIGNPRRDAALARSRQAAQEEQQRRAEREAAEREAQRPVCVDCGRKFTDDRLEATDFRNWQNPESHPHLCEDCQSRAVAIEQQAEADERDRQEQEHLRQEQEAEQAAHKAGGWLSRFRT
- a CDS encoding DUF4253 domain-containing protein → MNPELLSTIAVHLPPGRLITSDEGDGGVQALWLSDGAVSAELWKRIRDEHPRSGVWPLLLDSRDPEDSDFRPWGVGELFPEQMSSPGDHDPADLLAKWWAAYTAIDEDDDMLSPDKRLAVTAPFGQTWPGLAPGREATADPGRLAAEYAEHFVLRRPQSRLGLVAAPSGAEALALVGWDGPANWDNDTATFSAVVSDWERRFGACVVAVGSDTLHLSVAMPPTSRDDALLVAAEHFAFCPDSIWQGPRPQTLAAYAERLIDTHCWEFWWD